Proteins co-encoded in one Pseudorhizobium banfieldiae genomic window:
- a CDS encoding DMT family transporter, which translates to MTVDAGNSLRGIMFKIISVAIFVLMQTCIKAAGSGVPAGQITFYRSAFALIPIIAYLAWRRDLRTAVHTDQPFGHFKRGLFGVMSMVFGFYGLVHLPLPEAIAIGYASPLMAVVFAALLLGEQVRLYRWSAVVAGMVGVLIVSWPKLTLFSEGGFGSTQALGAAAVLAGAVLSGLAMVQVRHLVKTERTPTIVFYFSLSGALLSLLSLPFGWTALTGDQAILLIAAGICGGIAQIFLTESYRHADVSAVAPFEYTSFILGIAIAFVIFDDVPTAPMMIGTAITVAAGIFIVYRERRLGLERKAARKASAPPG; encoded by the coding sequence ATGACCGTTGATGCGGGCAATTCCCTGCGCGGGATCATGTTCAAGATCATTTCCGTCGCGATCTTCGTGCTGATGCAGACCTGCATCAAGGCTGCCGGAAGTGGCGTCCCGGCCGGGCAGATCACCTTCTACCGTTCCGCCTTCGCGCTGATTCCGATCATCGCCTACCTTGCCTGGCGACGCGACCTGCGCACGGCCGTCCATACGGATCAGCCCTTCGGCCATTTCAAGCGCGGCCTGTTCGGCGTCATGTCCATGGTCTTCGGCTTCTACGGTCTTGTCCACCTGCCGCTGCCGGAGGCGATCGCGATCGGCTATGCCTCACCGCTGATGGCGGTGGTCTTCGCAGCGCTGCTTCTGGGCGAGCAGGTGCGGCTTTACCGCTGGAGCGCCGTGGTTGCCGGCATGGTGGGCGTGCTGATCGTATCCTGGCCTAAGTTGACGCTGTTCAGCGAGGGAGGTTTCGGGTCCACCCAGGCTTTGGGTGCGGCGGCGGTGCTGGCGGGCGCGGTTCTGAGCGGACTTGCCATGGTGCAGGTGCGCCATTTGGTGAAGACGGAGCGGACGCCGACCATCGTCTTCTATTTCTCGCTGTCAGGCGCGCTGCTGTCGCTGCTGAGCCTGCCCTTCGGATGGACGGCGCTGACGGGGGACCAGGCAATACTGCTGATCGCGGCCGGCATCTGCGGAGGGATCGCCCAGATATTCCTGACTGAGAGCTATCGGCATGCGGACGTATCGGCGGTGGCGCCGTTCGAATACACGTCCTTCATCCTGGGGATTGCCATCGCCTTCGTCATCTTCGACGACGTGCCGACTGCGCCGATGATGATCGGTACGGCAATCACGGTGGCAGCCGGGATCTTCATCGTCTATCGAGAGCGGCGGCTCGGGCTGGAGCGCAAGGCGGCGCGCAAGGCCTCAGCGCCGCCCGGCTGA
- a CDS encoding uracil-DNA glycosylase: protein MIQAKDLQPQELSALLHFYADSGVEWLLEDAPIDRVAEFAAQKVAREQSRASQPAPQQRADRQQPARAAAAAQPLNPPPVAMPNVDAVAAAQRAAEGASSLAELKAAIERFDSCNLKNGARSTVFASGDPAARIMVIGPMPNADDDRDGLPFSGRTGQLLDRMLAAIGLSREAVLLTNIIPWRPPGNRMPSPAETAICKPFIERQIALAEPDHVLLLGNFPARFFFGETGTIHNLRGEWREVTVGGRSVRAFATLHPQDLLGAPATKALAWRDLLMFSQAITRG, encoded by the coding sequence ATGATCCAGGCGAAAGACCTCCAGCCCCAGGAACTCTCCGCACTTCTGCATTTCTATGCGGATAGCGGCGTGGAATGGCTGCTGGAGGATGCGCCGATCGACCGCGTTGCGGAGTTTGCGGCGCAGAAGGTGGCCCGCGAGCAGAGCAGGGCTTCGCAGCCCGCTCCCCAACAACGGGCCGACCGGCAACAGCCAGCACGCGCTGCCGCAGCGGCCCAACCGCTCAATCCGCCACCCGTCGCCATGCCGAACGTCGATGCGGTAGCCGCCGCGCAGCGGGCGGCGGAAGGTGCTTCCTCGCTTGCGGAACTGAAGGCGGCGATCGAGCGCTTCGACAGCTGCAACCTCAAGAACGGCGCCCGTTCCACCGTCTTCGCCAGTGGCGACCCCGCCGCGCGTATCATGGTCATCGGCCCCATGCCGAATGCCGACGATGATCGCGATGGCCTGCCCTTTTCCGGCCGTACGGGGCAGTTGCTCGACCGGATGCTGGCAGCCATCGGACTGTCGCGGGAGGCGGTGCTGCTCACCAACATCATTCCGTGGCGCCCGCCCGGCAACCGGATGCCCTCGCCTGCTGAAACTGCGATCTGCAAGCCCTTCATCGAACGCCAAATTGCCTTGGCCGAACCTGATCACGTACTGCTGCTCGGGAATTTTCCTGCCCGCTTCTTCTTCGGAGAAACGGGTACGATCCACAACCTGCGGGGGGAATGGCGGGAGGTGACGGTAGGCGGCCGCTCCGTCCGCGCATTTGCAACGCTGCATCCGCAGGACCTGCTAGGCGCCCCCGCGACGAAAGCGCTTGCATGGCGCGACCTCCTCATGTTTTCGCAGGCGATCACGCGCGGCTGA
- a CDS encoding Hsp70 family protein, translating into MARALGLDFGTTNTVIALAEGDGATQSMPFASSAGTTDTMRTALSFMKDRQLGAQALKVEAGQAAIRAFIDNPGDCRFLQSIKTFAASPLFQGTLIFARRHQFEDLMEIFLRRLSAYAGEAWPAEVSRIVVGRPVQFAGASADADLALERYNAALTRLGFPEIAYVYEPVAAAHYFAQNLQKDANVLVADFGGGTTDYSLIRFERHAGRLSATPIGHSGVGIAGDQFDARMIEHLVAPEIGKGSQFRSFDKVLDVPSNYYTSFSRWNQLSIFKGSKEFADLQSLVRSALEPEKLELFIDLVEHDEGYPLYQAVSATKMALSGMEEAEFSFAPLGKAGSKTVRRRDFENWIADDLSRIEAALDQVLVETNTAPAAIDKVFLTGGTSFVPAVREIFNRRFDAGRIESGGELLSIAHGLALIGESGEMARWAA; encoded by the coding sequence ATGGCACGGGCGCTGGGGCTGGATTTCGGCACGACCAACACCGTCATTGCACTGGCGGAAGGCGATGGGGCCACGCAGTCCATGCCGTTTGCGAGCAGTGCCGGCACCACCGACACGATGCGCACGGCGCTCTCCTTCATGAAGGACAGGCAGCTCGGCGCGCAGGCGCTGAAGGTCGAGGCGGGACAGGCGGCGATCCGCGCCTTCATCGACAACCCCGGCGACTGCCGCTTCCTGCAATCGATCAAGACCTTTGCGGCAAGCCCGCTCTTCCAGGGCACGCTGATCTTCGCGCGCCGCCACCAGTTCGAGGATCTGATGGAGATCTTCCTGCGGCGGCTTTCCGCCTATGCGGGCGAGGCCTGGCCGGCAGAGGTCTCGCGCATCGTCGTCGGCCGTCCGGTGCAGTTCGCCGGCGCCAGCGCCGACGCGGATCTGGCACTCGAGCGCTATAACGCGGCGCTGACGCGGCTAGGCTTTCCGGAGATCGCCTACGTCTACGAGCCCGTCGCTGCGGCCCATTACTTCGCCCAGAACCTGCAGAAGGACGCCAATGTCCTGGTGGCGGATTTCGGCGGCGGTACGACCGACTATTCGCTGATCCGCTTCGAGCGCCATGCAGGCAGGCTTTCCGCCACCCCGATTGGCCATTCCGGCGTCGGTATTGCCGGCGACCAGTTCGACGCGCGCATGATCGAACACCTCGTCGCGCCGGAGATCGGCAAGGGAAGCCAGTTCAGGAGCTTCGACAAGGTGCTCGACGTGCCGAGCAACTACTACACGAGCTTCTCGCGCTGGAACCAGCTGTCGATCTTCAAGGGATCGAAGGAGTTCGCAGACCTGCAATCGCTGGTGCGCTCGGCACTGGAACCGGAAAAGCTCGAACTCTTCATCGATCTCGTCGAGCATGACGAGGGCTACCCGCTCTACCAGGCGGTGTCGGCGACGAAGATGGCGCTTTCGGGGATGGAAGAGGCGGAGTTCAGCTTTGCGCCGCTCGGCAAGGCCGGCAGCAAGACCGTCCGGCGCCGCGACTTCGAGAACTGGATCGCCGACGACCTTTCCCGCATCGAGGCTGCCCTCGACCAGGTCCTGGTCGAGACAAACACGGCGCCTGCGGCCATCGACAAGGTCTTCCTCACCGGCGGCACCTCCTTCGTGCCGGCCGTGCGCGAAATCTTCAACCGGCGTTTCGATGCGGGCCGGATCGAAAGCGGCGGCGAGCTTCTGTCGATCGCCCACGGCCTGGCGCTGATCGGAGAGAGTGGCGAGATGGCGCGATGGGCCGCTTGA
- a CDS encoding LysR family transcriptional regulator: protein MVRPHLPLNALRAFEAAARHLSFTRAAIELCVTQAAVSHQVKLLEQRLGVTLFRRLPRGLMITEDGLALLPTLKESFDRMADMLERFEGGHMREVLTLGAVGTFAVGWLLPRLAGFRARHPFIDVRLSTNNNRVDIAAEGLDYAIRFGNGAWHDTEAQALFAAPLSALCVPAIAARLKTPEDIRRETLLRSYRADEWPGWFEAAGAPAPAITGPVFDSSVLMVETALQGTGVALAPPLMFSRHLASGALEQPFPVYVSKGSYWLTRLKSRTPTPAMNAFADWMAEMAAATRAAG from the coding sequence ATGGTCCGGCCGCATCTTCCGCTGAACGCGTTGCGCGCCTTCGAGGCCGCCGCCCGCCACCTCTCCTTCACCCGTGCGGCGATCGAGCTCTGCGTCACGCAAGCGGCCGTCAGCCATCAGGTGAAGCTCCTGGAACAGCGGCTGGGCGTCACGCTCTTCCGCCGCTTGCCGCGCGGACTGATGATCACCGAAGACGGCTTGGCGCTCCTGCCAACGCTGAAGGAGAGCTTCGACCGCATGGCCGACATGCTGGAGCGGTTCGAGGGCGGGCACATGCGCGAGGTGCTGACGCTCGGCGCCGTCGGTACCTTCGCCGTCGGCTGGCTCCTGCCGCGCCTTGCCGGCTTCCGCGCCCGCCATCCCTTCATCGACGTGCGCCTCTCCACCAACAACAACCGCGTCGATATCGCCGCCGAAGGCCTCGATTACGCGATCCGTTTCGGCAACGGCGCCTGGCACGATACAGAGGCGCAAGCGCTGTTTGCGGCGCCGCTCTCGGCGCTGTGCGTGCCGGCGATAGCCGCCCGACTTAAGACCCCGGAAGACATTAGGCGCGAGACGCTGCTCCGCTCCTACCGCGCCGACGAATGGCCCGGCTGGTTCGAGGCCGCCGGCGCCCCCGCCCCGGCGATCACCGGGCCGGTGTTCGATTCCTCCGTGCTGATGGTGGAAACGGCCCTGCAAGGCACCGGCGTCGCCCTCGCCCCGCCGCTGATGTTCTCCCGCCACCTTGCCTCCGGTGCGCTGGAACAGCCCTTCCCCGTCTATGTCTCGAAAGGCAGCTACTGGCTGACGCGGCTCAAATCCCGCACCCCGACGCCGGCGATGAACGCTTTTGCCGACTGGATGGCGGAGATGGCGGCGGCGACAAGGGCGGCGGGCTAG
- the blaOXA gene encoding class D beta-lactamase: MILERRGLPAAAMGIFAASTATGPASAADPIRCTVVLDAESGEALHRQGTCDERIYPMSTFKLPLAMMGYDAGILTDETTPRWDYQAKFGGPARVKKAFDPTGWERESIVWYSQEITRRLGEDRFGDYVKTFAYGNADVSGGPGKLDGLTESWLMSSLKISPDEQVDFLRRFLKRELPISDHAVAMTQAITPRFEAADGWVIHGKTGSGRMRDANGKPRSDRPIGWFVGWAEREGRELVFARLLVDAKPHDEPISFVVRDSLIEDLPGLVADR; the protein is encoded by the coding sequence ATGATCCTGGAAAGACGCGGCCTCCCGGCTGCTGCCATGGGCATTTTTGCCGCATCTACTGCCACAGGGCCGGCATCCGCCGCCGATCCCATCCGCTGCACGGTGGTGCTGGACGCCGAAAGCGGCGAGGCGCTTCACCGGCAGGGGACCTGCGATGAGCGGATCTATCCAATGTCGACCTTCAAGCTGCCCTTGGCCATGATGGGCTATGACGCCGGCATTCTGACCGACGAGACGACGCCGCGCTGGGACTACCAGGCGAAGTTCGGCGGTCCGGCGCGGGTGAAGAAGGCCTTCGACCCGACCGGCTGGGAGCGGGAATCGATCGTCTGGTATTCCCAGGAGATCACCCGCCGTCTCGGCGAAGACCGGTTCGGCGACTACGTGAAGACCTTCGCCTATGGCAACGCGGACGTTTCCGGCGGGCCTGGGAAGCTGGACGGATTGACGGAGTCCTGGCTGATGTCGTCGCTGAAGATCTCGCCGGACGAGCAGGTGGATTTCCTCCGCCGCTTCCTGAAACGGGAACTGCCGATCTCGGATCATGCGGTGGCGATGACGCAGGCGATCACCCCGCGCTTCGAGGCGGCGGACGGCTGGGTGATCCACGGCAAGACCGGCAGCGGCCGGATGCGCGACGCGAACGGCAAGCCCAGGAGCGACCGTCCCATCGGCTGGTTCGTCGGCTGGGCGGAGAGGGAAGGGCGAGAGCTCGTGTTCGCGCGGCTTCTGGTCGATGCAAAGCCGCACGACGAACCGATCAGCTTCGTGGTACGGGATTCGCTGATCGAGGACCTGCCGGGACTGGTGGCAGATAGATAA
- a CDS encoding helix-turn-helix domain-containing protein — MKNEPIILPADPADPEDFDVTAEALERGQRARLIRQTRTELGLSQSAFATRFRVPVGTLRDWEQARVTPPDFAIAYIRVIRLHPDMVATAVA, encoded by the coding sequence GTGAAGAACGAGCCTATCATTCTTCCGGCTGATCCGGCCGACCCCGAGGACTTCGACGTTACAGCCGAAGCATTGGAACGGGGTCAGCGAGCACGCCTCATCCGCCAGACGCGGACCGAGCTTGGCCTCTCCCAGTCGGCTTTCGCCACCCGATTTCGAGTCCCGGTCGGCACATTGCGTGATTGGGAACAGGCTCGCGTCACTCCTCCGGATTTCGCCATTGCCTATATCCGGGTGATCAGGCTGCACCCGGACATGGTCGCGACGGCCGTCGCCTAG
- a CDS encoding SDR family oxidoreductase, producing MDLGLAGKRALVLASSRGLGLGIARALADEGAHVLLCGRSADKLKANAEAINAAGKGKADWVEADLADAHFVDAMLKAVHEKLGGIDILVNNTGGPTPGMAEEMDAEKLYNFFQSMVVRVITLTNALLPLMKTQGFGRVLTVASSGVFEPIPNLALSNTLRGALVGWNKTLSAEVASYGVTANMILPGRIHTDRIDELDGANAKRQGKSVEEIRAASVKSIPAGRLGKVEEFAAAAAFLCSVPASYVTGTMLRVDGGASKSI from the coding sequence ATGGATCTCGGACTGGCCGGCAAGCGCGCGCTCGTTCTCGCCTCCTCACGCGGCCTCGGCCTCGGCATCGCCCGGGCACTTGCAGACGAAGGCGCGCATGTGCTCCTCTGCGGCCGCAGCGCAGACAAGCTGAAGGCCAATGCGGAGGCCATCAACGCCGCCGGCAAGGGCAAGGCCGACTGGGTGGAGGCGGACCTTGCCGATGCGCACTTCGTCGATGCGATGCTGAAAGCCGTCCACGAGAAGCTCGGCGGCATCGACATCCTCGTCAACAACACCGGCGGCCCGACGCCAGGCATGGCCGAGGAGATGGATGCGGAAAAGCTCTACAACTTCTTCCAGTCCATGGTCGTCCGGGTCATCACGCTGACCAATGCGCTTCTGCCGCTGATGAAGACGCAGGGCTTCGGCCGCGTCCTCACGGTCGCCTCCTCCGGCGTCTTCGAACCGATCCCGAACCTGGCGCTCTCCAACACGCTGCGCGGAGCCCTCGTCGGCTGGAACAAGACGCTGTCGGCCGAGGTCGCTTCCTATGGCGTCACCGCCAACATGATCCTGCCCGGCCGCATCCACACCGACCGCATCGACGAACTCGACGGCGCCAATGCGAAGCGCCAGGGCAAGTCCGTCGAGGAAATCCGCGCCGCCTCCGTCAAGTCGATCCCCGCCGGACGTCTGGGCAAGGTGGAGGAATTCGCCGCCGCCGCAGCCTTCCTCTGCTCGGTGCCGGCGAGCTACGTCACCGGAACGATGCTGCGCGTGGATGGCGGCGCCTCAAAGTCGATCTAG
- a CDS encoding NAD(P)/FAD-dependent oxidoreductase — protein sequence MDNEWQITASRRAFLGAVAAGIAATAVTGSGYAQTQRTTARIVIIGAGAAGTALANRLVRRLEGAQITLIDGRKEHLYQPGLSLVAAGLKPASYTVSETTDWLPRGVTLVAEAAAAIDPVAKTVATAGGQTLPYDFLVVAPGLVLDHAAIAGFSLDLVGTNGIGALYAGPEYAAKTWAAASRFTEEGGVAISTRPTTEMKCAGAPLKHTFLIEDIASRTVGQGKYEMHYAAPQTTLFGVPIVSEKVRMLFGQRGIATHYGHTLKAIDPGRKVATFATTDASGATGTAEMAYDYLHVIPPQRAPDVIRQSGLSWSDKWTDQGWVEVDQKTLRHRRFPEVFAIGDVAGVPKGKTAASVKWQVPVVEDHLAAAIEGREGTLAYDGYTSCPLITRVGRAMLVEFDYNNNLVPSFPGIIAPLEELWISWLMKEVALKATYNAMLRGKA from the coding sequence ATGGACAACGAATGGCAAATCACGGCGAGCCGGCGCGCCTTTCTTGGCGCAGTTGCGGCCGGGATTGCGGCGACGGCGGTCACGGGATCGGGGTACGCGCAGACGCAGCGAACCACGGCACGCATCGTCATCATCGGCGCCGGTGCGGCCGGGACCGCACTTGCCAACCGGCTGGTGCGTCGTCTGGAGGGCGCCCAGATCACCCTCATCGACGGCCGCAAGGAACACCTCTATCAGCCGGGGCTGTCCCTGGTGGCCGCTGGATTGAAGCCCGCCTCCTACACGGTTTCGGAGACCACTGACTGGCTCCCGCGGGGCGTGACGCTGGTCGCCGAGGCCGCCGCTGCCATCGATCCCGTGGCCAAAACCGTGGCTACAGCGGGCGGCCAGACGCTCCCCTACGACTTCCTCGTCGTGGCGCCCGGCCTCGTGCTGGATCACGCGGCGATCGCGGGTTTCTCGCTCGATCTCGTCGGCACGAATGGCATTGGTGCGCTCTATGCCGGGCCGGAATATGCGGCGAAGACCTGGGCTGCCGCCTCCAGGTTCACCGAAGAGGGCGGTGTTGCCATCTCCACGCGCCCGACGACCGAGATGAAGTGCGCCGGCGCCCCGCTGAAGCACACCTTCCTGATCGAGGACATTGCCAGCCGCACGGTCGGTCAGGGCAAGTACGAGATGCACTATGCCGCGCCGCAAACGACGCTGTTCGGCGTGCCGATCGTTTCGGAAAAGGTGCGCATGCTGTTCGGCCAGCGCGGCATCGCCACGCATTACGGCCACACCCTGAAGGCGATCGACCCCGGCCGCAAGGTCGCGACCTTCGCCACCACCGATGCAAGCGGTGCGACGGGAACCGCCGAGATGGCCTATGACTACCTGCACGTCATCCCGCCGCAGCGGGCGCCGGACGTCATCCGCCAGTCCGGCCTCTCCTGGTCCGACAAGTGGACCGACCAGGGCTGGGTAGAGGTCGACCAGAAGACCCTGCGCCACCGCCGCTTCCCGGAGGTCTTCGCCATCGGCGACGTGGCCGGCGTTCCGAAGGGCAAGACGGCGGCAAGCGTCAAGTGGCAGGTCCCGGTCGTCGAGGATCACCTTGCGGCGGCGATCGAGGGCAGGGAGGGAACGCTCGCCTATGACGGCTATACGTCCTGCCCGCTGATCACCCGCGTCGGCCGGGCCATGCTCGTGGAGTTCGACTACAACAACAACCTGGTCCCCTCCTTCCCGGGCATCATAGCCCCGCTGGAGGAGCTGTGGATCAGCTGGCTGATGAAGGAGGTGGCGTTGAAGGCCACCTACAATGCCATGCTGCGTGGCAAGGCTTGA
- a CDS encoding DUF5368 domain-containing protein — MQDMTLETMLAVFQEMFGPVLFWILVLAAVVITLLYLYVLVRDRALSMRKFLMAQLSMPIGAIAAVLFVQAVTDSHFRDIGGPIDVIVLLGVALLGAIGLAILVYTAQSLIRRHP; from the coding sequence ATGCAGGACATGACGCTTGAAACCATGCTGGCGGTCTTTCAGGAGATGTTCGGCCCGGTGCTTTTCTGGATCCTGGTGCTGGCAGCCGTCGTCATTACCCTTCTTTACCTCTACGTGCTGGTGCGGGACCGGGCGCTTTCGATGCGCAAGTTCCTGATGGCGCAGCTCTCCATGCCGATTGGTGCGATCGCCGCCGTGTTGTTTGTCCAGGCTGTGACGGACTCCCACTTCCGCGACATCGGCGGGCCGATCGACGTTATCGTGCTTCTTGGCGTGGCTCTCTTGGGGGCGATCGGGCTCGCGATCCTCGTCTACACGGCACAATCGCTGATCCGCCGGCACCCCTGA
- a CDS encoding DEAD/DEAH box helicase: protein MTDHEGAVPAIAKALAKRGYATLTPVQQAMLDPALQTSDALVSAQTGSGKTVAFGIAMAPTLLDDGERFERAGAPLALVIAPTRELAMQVNRELAWLYEMTGAVIASCVGGMDIRSERRALERGAHIVVGTPGRICDHIRRNALDMSELRVAVLDEADEMLDLGFREDLEFILDAAPEGRRTLMFSATVPSGIAKLAKRYQRDAVRISTTAEEKQHADIEYRALLVAPSDRENAIINALRFYDAKNAIVFCSTRAAVNHLTARFNNRNFDVVALSGELTQNERTHALQAMRDGRARVCIATDVAARGIDLPGLDLVIHADLPTNSETLLHRSGRTGRAGNKGVSALIVPVNQRRKAERLLAGADVTPTWAHPPSADEVIARDQERLLADPVFDEAPREEEQELIARLVETYGAEKLAAAFVNLHRAKNAAPEDLLPVSLDPGARKGREGKAGDPASRPLTPRGDFGPAVWFSLSVGRKQRAEPRWLIPTICRNGDLSKNEIGAIKMQADETYVEIAADHAERFMAKLGKDRMMDRGIRVTRLERAPDFSKFTRGDDEAPRRDGPRMDKPWKGKKSGDGDAAERPRREKPFRERPSGEAPARDWKPKGRSADAPRDMRSVDDEVWGDPKPKASFGKGKPARGGDTTGQPQKKGSGKSFGDKPFKGKAAGKDTAGKPFGSKGKAGGGPKKFGKGNDRAR from the coding sequence ATGACTGATCACGAAGGCGCCGTTCCGGCGATCGCCAAGGCATTGGCGAAGCGCGGCTATGCGACGCTCACCCCCGTCCAGCAGGCCATGCTCGACCCGGCGCTGCAGACCTCCGATGCGCTGGTTTCGGCCCAGACGGGCTCGGGCAAGACGGTCGCCTTCGGCATCGCCATGGCGCCGACGCTGCTGGACGACGGTGAGCGCTTCGAACGCGCTGGCGCACCGCTGGCGCTCGTCATCGCGCCGACCCGTGAACTCGCCATGCAGGTGAACCGCGAACTGGCTTGGCTCTACGAAATGACCGGGGCGGTGATCGCCTCCTGCGTCGGCGGCATGGACATCCGCAGCGAGCGGCGGGCGCTGGAGCGCGGTGCGCATATCGTCGTCGGCACGCCCGGCCGCATCTGCGATCACATCCGCCGCAATGCGCTCGACATGTCGGAGCTTCGGGTCGCGGTGCTCGACGAGGCCGACGAGATGCTCGACCTCGGGTTTCGCGAGGACCTGGAATTCATCCTCGACGCAGCACCGGAGGGCCGGCGGACGCTGATGTTCTCCGCGACGGTGCCGTCGGGGATTGCCAAGCTTGCCAAGCGCTACCAGCGCGATGCGGTGCGCATTTCGACCACGGCCGAGGAGAAGCAGCATGCCGACATCGAGTATCGGGCACTGCTCGTCGCTCCGTCCGACCGCGAGAACGCCATCATCAACGCGCTGCGCTTCTACGATGCGAAGAATGCCATCGTCTTCTGCTCGACCCGCGCGGCGGTGAACCACCTGACGGCACGCTTCAACAACCGCAACTTCGACGTCGTGGCGCTCTCCGGCGAGCTGACGCAGAACGAACGCACGCACGCGCTGCAGGCGATGCGCGACGGCCGCGCCCGTGTCTGCATCGCCACCGACGTCGCCGCCCGCGGCATCGACCTGCCGGGCCTCGACCTCGTCATCCATGCCGACCTGCCGACCAATTCCGAAACGCTGCTGCACCGCTCCGGCCGCACGGGCCGTGCCGGCAATAAGGGCGTCAGCGCGCTGATCGTGCCGGTCAACCAGCGTCGCAAGGCAGAGCGCCTGCTGGCAGGCGCCGATGTGACGCCAACCTGGGCGCATCCTCCGTCTGCCGACGAGGTGATTGCGCGCGACCAGGAGCGCCTTCTGGCCGATCCGGTGTTCGACGAGGCGCCGCGTGAGGAAGAGCAGGAACTGATTGCCCGTCTGGTGGAAACCTATGGCGCGGAAAAGCTCGCTGCCGCTTTCGTCAACCTGCACCGGGCAAAGAATGCCGCGCCGGAAGACCTCTTGCCGGTCTCGCTTGATCCAGGCGCCCGCAAAGGTCGTGAAGGAAAGGCCGGTGATCCCGCATCTCGTCCGCTGACGCCGCGCGGCGACTTCGGTCCCGCCGTCTGGTTCTCGCTGTCGGTCGGCCGAAAGCAGCGCGCCGAGCCCCGCTGGTTGATCCCCACCATCTGCCGCAACGGTGATCTCTCCAAGAACGAGATCGGCGCGATCAAGATGCAGGCGGACGAGACCTATGTAGAGATCGCCGCCGACCATGCCGAACGCTTCATGGCGAAGCTCGGCAAGGACCGGATGATGGACCGCGGCATCCGCGTCACCCGCCTGGAGCGGGCGCCGGACTTCAGCAAGTTTACCCGAGGCGACGACGAGGCCCCGCGCCGTGATGGCCCGCGGATGGACAAGCCCTGGAAGGGCAAAAAGTCGGGTGATGGCGATGCCGCCGAGCGGCCCCGGCGGGAGAAGCCGTTCCGCGAGAGACCTTCTGGCGAGGCGCCTGCCCGGGACTGGAAGCCGAAGGGTAGGTCCGCTGACGCGCCGCGTGACATGCGCAGCGTCGATGACGAAGTCTGGGGTGATCCGAAGCCGAAGGCGAGCTTCGGCAAGGGCAAGCCTGCCCGTGGCGGCGATACAACTGGGCAGCCGCAGAAGAAGGGTTCCGGCAAGTCGTTCGGCGACAAGCCGTTCAAGGGCAAGGCTGCCGGCAAGGATACCGCGGGCAAGCCGTTCGGTTCCAAGGGCAAGGCGGGTGGCGGTCCCAAGAAGTTCGGCAAGGGGAACGACCGCGCCCGGTGA